A region from the Canis lupus dingo isolate Sandy chromosome X, ASM325472v2, whole genome shotgun sequence genome encodes:
- the CT83 gene encoding kita-kyushu lung cancer antigen 1: MLLLLLSGILFAFLFVFWKSRFQSSVGEMSSNSTSLALVRPTSSTGSTKSNTDKSLSVNSLSREILINFPHTIAMQKQILVNLRIVEYKLAELELFLVFKDLNGALVNWKSTDRD, encoded by the exons ATGCTGTTGCTTCTACTGAGCGgcattctgtttgcttttctgtttgtcttctgGAAAAGCCGCTTTCAG AGCAGCGTTGGTGAAATGTCATCAAATTCGACTTCTCTTGCACTAGTAAGACCAACCTCTTCTACTGGGTCAACTAAGAGCAATACTGATAAGAGTCTTTCAGTCAACAGCCTCTCTCGGGAAATCTTAATTAATTTCCCACACACGATAGCCATGCAGAAGCAAATATTGGTAAACCTCAGGATCGTGGAATACAAGCTGGCTGAATTGGaactttttctagttttcaagGATTTAAATGGTGCATTAGTTAACTGGAAATCTACTGACAGAGATTAG